Proteins co-encoded in one Setaria viridis chromosome 9, Setaria_viridis_v4.0, whole genome shotgun sequence genomic window:
- the LOC117835201 gene encoding 5-epiaristolochene 1,3-dihydroxylase — MDDTTYNAILVALLAVSILLFLRRGGSRRRPPGPRTLPVVGSVHHVVNTLVHRRLRDLAAVHGPIMTLMIGPTMPLVVVTSRELAREVLKVQDPNFANRPRLLVGGICGYGWADIIFAPTSDYWRRIRKLCIHEVLSPKRILSFQHIREEEVRRQVEAIRAAAAAGAPVNVTRMVYDISSRTISRSSFGEVRPDMPVFQDAIKRVIGLSSGFNVPDLFPRFREVLGEVSGMKRKLREIHRTFDRILVDIIEKRRGERAARIAAGKEVVDEDVVDVMLTLQQSGDNSWGFPVTDNTIKAVVLDMFAGGTGTSGSSTEWAMSEIARNPRVMRKLQEEIRSTFRGKETITETDLRNSDLKYLKLVMKEAIRLHPAAPLLVPRESIGAAELGGYVVPGGSRIVVNAWAISRDPRYWRDPEEFRPERFAEDGAPDFHGLHFEFTPFGAGRRMCPGYNYGLAGMQLALLQLMYHFDWRLPPGVDEVDMEEAMGLGVRRKNPLMLCATPYVPAAPAVSAG; from the exons GGTGGTCGGGAGCGTGCACCACGTGGTGAACACGCTGGTGCACCGCCGCCTGCGCGACCTGGCGGCCGTGCACGGGCCCATCATGACGCTCATGATCGGCCCGACGATGCCGCTGGTGGTGGTGACCTCGCGGGAGCTCGCCCGCGAGGTGCTCAAGGTGCAGGACCCCAACTTCGCCAACCGGCCCCGGCTCCTCGTCGGCGGCATCTGCGGCTACGGCTGGGCCGACATCATCTTCGCCCCCACCAGCGACTACTGGCGCCGGATCCGCAAGCTCTGCATCCACGAGGTGCTCAGCCCGAAGCGGATCCTCTCCTTCCAGCACATCCgcgaggaggaggtgcggcggcaggtggaggccatccgggccgcggcggccgccggcgcgccggtGAACGTGACGAGGATGGTCTACGACATCAGCAGCCGGACCATCTCGAGGTCGTCGTTCGGGGAGGTGAGGCCCGACATGCCCGTGTTCCAGGACGCCATCAAGCGCGTCATCGGGCTGTCCAGCGGCTTCAACGTGCCGGACCTGTTCCCCAGGTTCAGGGAGGTGCTCGGCGAGGTCAGCGGGATGAAGCGAAAGCTCCGGGAGATACACCGGACGTTCGACCGCATACTCGTCGACATCATCGAGAAGAGGCGGGGGGAGCGCGCCGCGAGGATCGCCGCCGGGAAGGAGGTCGTCGACGAGGACGTCGTCGACGTCATGCTCACGCTGCAGCAGAGCGGCGACAACTCCTGGGGGTTCCCGGTCACGGACAACACCATCAAAGCTGTCGTCTTG GATATGTTCGCCGGCGGCACGGGGACGTCCGGCTCGTCGACGGAGTGGGCCATGTCGGAGATCGCGCGGAACCCGCGCGTGATGAGGAAGCTGCAGGAGGAGATCCGGAGCACGTTCCGCGGGAAGGAGACGATCACCGAGACGGACCTCCGCAACAGCGACCTCAAGTACCTGAAGctggtgatgaaggaggcgatCCGGCTGcacccggcggcgccgctgctggtGCCGCGGGAGAGCAtcggcgcggcggagctcggcggGTACGTGGTGCCGGGCGGGTCGCGGATCGTGGTCAACGCGTGGGCCATCTCGCGGGATCCGCGGTACTGGAGGGACCCCGAGGAGTTCCGGCCGGAGCGGTTCGCTGAGGACGGCGCGCCCGACTTCCACGGCCTCCACTTCGAGTTCACGCCGTTCGGGGCCGGCCGTCGGATGTGCCCGGGGTACAACTACGGGCTCGCCGGCATGCAGCTGGCGCTGCTGCAGCTCATGTACCACTTCGACTGGAGGCTGCCCCCCGGCGTGGACGAGGTCGACATGGAGGAGGCCATGGGGCTCGGCGTGAGAAGGAAGAACCCCCTCATGCTCTGCGCCACTCCCTACGTCCCCGCTGCTCCGGCAGTGTCCGCCGGCTAA
- the LOC117835202 gene encoding receptor-like kinase TMK2 — MGEGLWCSSSSSALPPGVPTNADDAAAMKSIADSTGAANRGGLSGALPPADLSLLTSLVELDLSFNEVGGRFELPRLRQPLTSFRVLDLRSNRFLNIPDGFFSAFPALETFAIDDNDMSDPAVLQDDVTACRRLRSFSANNVNMDNIFPNFFGNASLFPDLESLSLARNQLWGVVRPDFGVNSKIKFLDVGAQNSRYSKLTGILRFITGMENLVELRVDHNNFFGPLPDATHLANLRRVSVATNDLCGIPKFPAGTDVDLGGNPKVGREC; from the exons ATGGGTGAAGG TCTGTGgtgttcctcctcctcgtcggcgctcCCACCTGGGGTGCCGACGAACGCTGACGACGCCGCGGCCATGAAATCCATCGCGGACTCGACCGGCGCCGCCAA CCGCGGCGGGCTCTCCGGCGCGCTTCCCCCCGCCGACCTCAGCCTGCTCACGTCCCTTGTCGAGCTCGACCTCAGCTTCAACGAGGTCGGCGGCCGCTTCGAGCTGCCCCGCCTGCGGCAGCCGCTCACCAGCTTCCGCGTCCTCGACCTCCGCTCCAACAGGTTCCTGAACATCCCCGACGGCTTCTTCTCCGCGTTCCCGGCGCTCGAGACGTTCGCCATCGACGACAACGACATGTCCGACCCGGCGGTCCTCCAGGACGACGTGACCgcttgccgccgcctccggagcTTCTCGGCCAACAACGTCAACATGGACAACATCTTCCCAAACTTCTTCGGCAACGCCAGCTTGTTCCCGGACCTGGAGAGCCTGTCGCTGGCGAGGAACCAGCTGTGGGGAGTCGTACGTCCGGACTTTGGGGTGAACAGCAAGATCAAGTTCCTCGACGTCGGCGCCCAGAACAGCCGCTACAGCAAACTCACCGGGATCCTGAGATTCATCACCGGCATGGAGAACCTCGTGGAGCTCCGTGTGGATCACAACAATTTCTTCGGGCCACTGCCGGACGCCACCCATCTTGCGAACCTCCGTCGCGTCAGCGTCGCCACCAACGACCTGTGTGGTATTCCCAAGTTCCCCGCGGGAACTGACGTCGACCTTGGTGGAAACCCAAAGGTCGGCAGGGAATGCTGA
- the LOC117835203 gene encoding uncharacterized protein, which translates to MDFPDPEAPEVAGLPDDPLVEILSRVPFRSLCRFKCVSKAWRDLIANPIHRCKLPQTLVGLFYEIHHRRDRDGDDEGAGDDNIRSHGWVGFVDLLGRSMPLVDPFFSFLRKLHGSESIRIMDTCHGLLLLDRGGYDFDSIPSYVVCNPATKQWLAVPDFGWTPSPCNGMSVHLIFCPAMSSHVYLLQFTDDLFTSVTSVQIFSSKTGAWTHSESAWSLEEKQAPCERWRYESYSLEPERKRAVVNGMLYLICDSLGEGPPVLDGDHIIAVDVEGKTRKFIPVPFRMCKEQCSILSDFVGQSQGLVHYVNHEEPEYYTNNDGPSERSASEYNDDDDVEYELFIWILPEGDTQELVLKHTVSFLHLFGEKSCKAGIDYNVVAIHPDRDVIIFKWNDKLISYYMDTGEVCALHTVSDSFGFASYVPYFSELPALSNKY; encoded by the coding sequence ATGGACTTCCCCGACCccgaggcgcctgaggtggccGGCCTCCCCGATGATCCTCTGGTGGAGATCCTCTCCCGCGTCCCCTTCAGATCCCTCTGCCGATTCAAGTGCGTCTCCAAGGCCTGGCGCGACCTGATCGCCAACCCCATCCACCGCTGTAAGCTCCCCCAAACCCTTGTGGGTTTATTCTACGAGATACACCACCGCCGCGATCGCGACGGGGACGATGAAGGTGCCGGCGACGATAACATTCGTAGCCATGGCTGGGTGGGGTTCGTGGACCTGTTGGGACGATCAATGCCCCTCGTGGATCCCTTTTTCTCGTTCCTCAGGAAGCTGCATGGTTCTGAGAGCATTAGGATTATGGATACCTGTcacgggctcctcctccttgacCGTGGTGGTTATGATTTTGATTCGATACCTAGCTATGTCGTGTGCAACCCCGCGACGAAGCAATGGTTGGCTGTGCCTGACTTCGGCTGGACTCCATCGCCGTGCAACGGAATGTCTGTTCATTTGATTTTCTGTCCGGCCATGTCTTCCCATGTCTACTTGCTCCAGTTCACCGATGACTTGTTCACCAGCGTGACATCGGTGCAGATCTTTTCGTCGAAAACTGGGGCATGGACTCACAGTGAAAGTGCCTGGAGCCTGGAAGAAAAGCAAGCCCCATGTGAAAGATGGCGCTATGAGAGCTATAGCTTAGAACCTGAGAGGAAGAGAGCTGTTGTCAACGGCATGCTATATCTGATCTGTGATTCACTAGGAGAGGGTCCGCCGGTATTAGACGGGGATCACATCATTGCCGTGGACGTGGAAGGGAAGACAAGGAAATTCATCCCTGTCCCTTTTCGGATGTGCAAGGAACAGTGTAGTATCCTGTCTGATTTTGTTGGTCAATCCCAAGGCCTTGTGCATTATGTCAACCATGAGGAACCAGAATACTATACTAATAATGATGGCCCTTCTGAACGGTCTGCTAGTGAatataatgatgatgatgatgtggagtaTGAACTGTTCATCTGGATTCTTCCGGAAGGTGATACGCAAGAACTGGTACTCAAACATACTGTGAGCTTTTTGCACCTGTTTGGAGAAAAGAGTTGCAAAGCTGGAATTGACTACAATGTGGTTGCCATTCATCCTGATCGTGATGTAATCATCTTTAAATGGAATGATAAACTGATATCTTATTATATGGACACTGGGGAAGTGTGTGCTCTCCACACTGTCAGTGACTCCTTTGGGTTTGCTTCATATGTTCCCTATTTCTCAGAGTTACCAGCACTGAGTAATAAGTATTGA
- the LOC117837870 gene encoding LOW QUALITY PROTEIN: uncharacterized protein (The sequence of the model RefSeq protein was modified relative to this genomic sequence to represent the inferred CDS: substituted 2 bases at 2 genomic stop codons): MQALARASRGIAAAVRPSAVEAAHGGXLQXARGIVVQVRNGNLDRALSVLERKIRSSGMERLIRARTHHHVKDSEKRVLARKALMQRVKSQELGKKLREILIKKIRGQ; encoded by the exons ATGCAGGCGCTGGCAAGGGCGTCGCGGGGgatcgcggcggcggtgcgcccgtcagcggtggaggcggcgcacggcggctaGCTGCAGTAGGCCCGGGGCATCGTGGTGCAGGTGAGGAACGGGAACCTGGACCGGGCGCTGTCGGTCTTGGAGCGCAAGATTCGGTCCAGCGGCATGGAGCGCCTCATCCGGGCACGCACCCACCACCACGTCAAGGACTCGGAGAAGCGCGTGCTCGCGCGCAAGGCGCTCATGCAGCGCGTCAAGTCCCAGGAGCTCGGCAAGAAGCTCCGCGAGATCCTCATCAAGAAGATCAG GGGCCAGTGA